Proteins encoded together in one Yersinia mollaretii ATCC 43969 window:
- a CDS encoding sensor domain-containing diguanylate cyclase: MLIAYLDALNILSTPVWVAVPKTQELLFANKEARKIAGDCPLPLMRHGRFSAHAQQQLDAYLPALAGHDQIVEIWTIQSAGNIFPLSCRLSLTQLEPYGDVIVFEGLYISERMLTQPHMGQLCSKPYQRDELGFYEQLFNTNTAPMLLIDPSREGQIVDANQAATRFYGYSRDELCMKHTWEINTMGRDVLPVMNEVAKLPGGHKPLNFIHKLADGNTRHVQTYAGPVELDGIRLMLCVIHDITEQKRLEEALEHAALRDPLTDLGNRRQFFPLVEHAHTQSQRYGHNFSLILLDVDHFKSINDQLGHNKGDEVLILLARTLESIIRESDIVFRWGGEEFAILLPLTNLEGALQLAESIRETIQMICQPNLPQLTVSIGVAQHQVGEDTDSLFKRMDEALYRAKASGRNRVLAA; this comes from the coding sequence ATGTTGATAGCTTACTTAGATGCATTAAATATTTTGAGTACGCCGGTTTGGGTTGCTGTGCCTAAAACTCAAGAATTGTTATTTGCTAACAAGGAAGCCCGAAAAATTGCAGGTGACTGCCCATTACCATTAATGCGTCATGGCCGATTTTCAGCCCATGCGCAGCAACAGTTAGATGCCTACCTCCCCGCGTTAGCGGGTCATGATCAGATTGTCGAGATCTGGACAATTCAGAGCGCAGGAAATATCTTCCCCTTGAGCTGCCGACTCTCCCTCACTCAGCTAGAGCCCTATGGTGACGTGATTGTTTTTGAAGGGCTCTATATCTCCGAAAGGATGCTCACTCAACCCCATATGGGGCAACTTTGCTCAAAACCCTATCAACGAGATGAGCTGGGTTTTTATGAGCAATTGTTCAATACCAATACGGCCCCGATGCTACTCATTGATCCCTCGAGAGAAGGGCAAATCGTGGATGCTAATCAGGCAGCAACCCGTTTCTATGGTTATTCGCGGGATGAGTTGTGCATGAAGCACACTTGGGAAATCAATACCATGGGGAGGGATGTTTTGCCCGTCATGAATGAGGTCGCTAAACTACCGGGGGGGCATAAGCCGCTAAACTTTATTCATAAATTAGCTGATGGCAATACCCGTCACGTGCAAACCTATGCGGGTCCAGTCGAGTTGGATGGTATTCGATTGATGCTGTGCGTCATTCATGATATTACCGAGCAAAAGCGCCTTGAAGAGGCCTTGGAACATGCTGCTTTACGAGATCCGCTGACGGATTTAGGCAATCGACGCCAGTTCTTCCCCTTAGTCGAACATGCGCATACTCAGAGCCAACGTTATGGCCACAACTTCAGTTTGATTCTATTGGATGTCGATCATTTTAAATCGATTAATGATCAGCTTGGGCATAATAAGGGTGATGAAGTTCTGATTTTGTTGGCAAGAACCTTGGAATCCATCATTCGCGAAAGCGATATTGTTTTCCGTTGGGGAGGCGAGGAGTTTGCAATTCTCCTGCCGTTAACCAATCTGGAAGGGGCATTGCAACTGGCTGAATCTATTAGAGAAACTATTCAGATGATATGTCAACCTAATCTGCCACAGCTCACGGTCAGTATCGGCGTCGCGCAACATCAGGTGGGTGAAGACACCGATAGCCTGTTTAAGCGCATGGATGAGGCACTCTACCGTGCAAAAGCATCGGGACGAAACCGAGTGCTGGCGGCCTAA
- the lysS gene encoding lysine--tRNA ligase has product MSEQKTQVAEQAQELNSELQARREKLAVLREKGIAFPNDFRREHLSDQLHAEYGSKENEELEALNIEVTVAGRMMTRRIMGKASFVTLQDVGGRIQLYVSRDDLPEGVYNEEFKKWDLGDILGARGKLFKTKTGELSIHCNELRLLTKALRPLPDKFHGLADQETRYRQRYLDLIANDESRNTFKVRSQVMSGIRSFMVEKGFMEVETPMMQVIPGGASARPFVTHHNALDIDMYLRIAPELYLKRLVVGGFERVFEINRNFRNEGVSPRHNPEFTMMELYMAYADYKDLIVLTEELFRTLTENILGSSVVQYGEQTFDFGKPFAKLTMKEAICKYRPETNVADLDDMDKALAIAESLGIKVEKSWGLGRVQCEIFEETAESHLIQPTFITEYPAEVSPLARRNDDNPFITDRFEFFIGGREIGNGFSELNDAEDQAQRFADQVSAKEAGDDEAMFYDEDYVTALEHGLPPTAGLGIGIDRMVMLFTNSHTIRDVILFPAMRPVK; this is encoded by the coding sequence ATGTCAGAGCAAAAAACACAAGTCGCTGAGCAAGCGCAAGAACTCAATAGTGAGTTACAAGCTCGTCGAGAAAAACTGGCCGTGCTAAGGGAAAAGGGAATTGCCTTCCCGAATGATTTCCGTCGTGAACACCTCTCTGACCAGTTGCATGCTGAGTATGGCAGCAAAGAGAACGAAGAATTAGAAGCGCTGAATATCGAAGTGACCGTTGCCGGCCGTATGATGACTCGCCGTATCATGGGTAAAGCATCATTCGTGACGCTGCAAGATGTCGGTGGCCGTATTCAGTTGTACGTTTCCCGTGATGATCTACCGGAAGGCGTTTATAACGAAGAGTTCAAAAAGTGGGATCTGGGCGATATCTTAGGCGCACGCGGTAAGTTGTTTAAAACCAAAACCGGAGAGCTGTCTATCCACTGTAACGAACTGCGTCTGCTGACCAAAGCACTGCGCCCGCTGCCAGATAAATTTCATGGTCTGGCTGATCAGGAAACCCGTTACCGCCAGCGCTATCTGGATCTGATTGCTAACGATGAGTCTCGCAATACGTTCAAAGTGCGTTCACAAGTCATGTCTGGCATCCGTAGCTTCATGGTGGAAAAAGGCTTCATGGAAGTCGAAACCCCCATGATGCAAGTGATCCCAGGTGGTGCATCTGCACGCCCATTTGTGACACATCATAATGCGCTGGACATCGATATGTACTTACGTATCGCGCCAGAACTGTATTTGAAACGTCTGGTTGTCGGTGGTTTTGAACGCGTGTTTGAAATCAACCGTAACTTCCGTAATGAGGGTGTTTCACCGCGCCATAACCCAGAGTTCACCATGATGGAACTCTATATGGCGTATGCAGATTACAAAGATCTGATTGTATTGACGGAAGAGTTGTTCCGCACCCTGACTGAAAATATTTTGGGCAGCAGTGTGGTGCAGTATGGTGAGCAGACATTTGATTTCGGTAAACCTTTTGCCAAATTGACCATGAAAGAAGCCATTTGCAAATACCGCCCTGAAACCAATGTGGCAGATTTAGACGATATGGATAAAGCCTTGGCGATTGCTGAGTCACTTGGCATCAAAGTTGAGAAGAGCTGGGGCTTGGGCCGCGTTCAATGCGAAATCTTCGAAGAGACCGCAGAGAGCCACCTGATTCAACCAACCTTCATCACTGAATACCCAGCAGAAGTCTCTCCGCTGGCTCGTCGTAATGATGATAATCCATTTATCACTGACCGCTTCGAGTTCTTCATTGGTGGCCGTGAAATTGGTAACGGCTTCTCTGAGCTGAATGATGCTGAAGACCAAGCTCAGCGCTTTGCTGATCAAGTTAGCGCCAAAGAAGCAGGTGATGACGAAGCGATGTTCTATGATGAAGATTATGTCACTGCGCTGGAACATGGCTTGCCGCCAACGGCTGGCTTGGGCATTGGTATTGACCGCATGGTAATGCTGTTTACCAACAGTCATACTATCCGCGATGTTATTTTATTCCCGGCAATGCGCCCGGTAAAATAA
- the prfB gene encoding peptide chain release factor 2 (programmed frameshift), with protein sequence MFEINPVKNRIQDLSDRTAVLRGYLDYDAKKERLEEVNAELEQPDVWNEPERAQALGKERSALEEIVTTIDQLDQGMEDVTGLLELAIEADDEETFNEAVAELDILDGKLGQLEFRRMFSGEYDSANCYLDLQAGSGGTEAQDWASMLLRMYLRWAESKGFKTEIIEESDGDVAGLKSATIKIIGEYAFGWLRTETGVHRLVRKSPFDSGGRRHTSFSSAFVYPEVDDDIDIEINPADLRIDVYRASGAGGQHVNKTESAVRITHIPTNIVTQCQNDRSQHKNKDQAMKQLKAKLYEFEMQKKNADKQVLEDNKSDIGWGSQIRSYVLDDSRIKDLRTGVETRNTQAVLDGDLDKFIEASLKAGL encoded by the exons ATGTTTGAAATAAACCCGGTAAAAAACCGAATTCAGGACCTGTCTGATCGGACAGCCGTTCTCAGGGGGTATCTT GACTATGATGCCAAGAAAGAGCGACTGGAAGAAGTAAACGCCGAGCTGGAACAGCCCGACGTCTGGAATGAGCCTGAGCGCGCCCAAGCACTGGGTAAAGAGCGCTCTGCGTTGGAAGAAATTGTCACCACCATTGATCAATTGGATCAAGGCATGGAAGACGTGACTGGTTTGCTAGAGTTGGCAATTGAAGCTGACGACGAAGAGACGTTTAACGAAGCGGTTGCTGAGTTAGATATCCTCGATGGCAAACTGGGCCAGCTTGAATTCCGCCGTATGTTCTCTGGTGAATATGATAGCGCCAACTGCTATCTGGACCTGCAAGCCGGTTCCGGCGGCACAGAAGCTCAGGATTGGGCCAGCATGCTGCTGCGCATGTATTTGCGCTGGGCTGAATCCAAGGGTTTCAAAACTGAAATCATTGAAGAGTCGGATGGTGATGTTGCTGGCCTGAAGTCTGCCACGATCAAAATCATCGGTGAGTATGCATTTGGCTGGTTGCGAACTGAAACTGGCGTACATCGTCTGGTCCGTAAAAGCCCATTTGACTCCGGTGGTCGCCGTCATACCTCTTTCAGCTCTGCCTTCGTCTATCCTGAAGTTGACGACGATATTGATATCGAAATCAACCCGGCAGACTTGCGTATTGACGTTTACCGTGCATCCGGTGCGGGTGGTCAGCACGTTAACAAAACGGAATCTGCGGTACGTATTACCCACATTCCAACTAATATTGTGACTCAGTGCCAGAATGACCGTTCTCAGCATAAAAACAAAGATCAAGCGATGAAACAGCTAAAAGCGAAGCTGTATGAGTTTGAGATGCAAAAGAAAAATGCTGATAAACAGGTTCTGGAAGATAACAAGTCCGATATTGGTTGGGGCAGCCAGATCCGTTCTTATGTACTGGATGACTCCCGTATCAAAGATTTGCGTACCGGTGTGGAAACACGCAATACGCAAGCGGTACTGGATGGTGATCTGGACAAATTCATCGAAGCAAGTTTGAAAGCCGGGTTATAA